A genomic stretch from uncultured Pseudodesulfovibrio sp. includes:
- a CDS encoding sulfurtransferase TusA family protein — MSEVVDARGLSCPQPVLIMLQKIEAMGSGKVDILVDTETAMENVSRAAGAKGWSVSVVSESDEEYRIELSKG; from the coding sequence ATGAGTGAAGTAGTTGATGCACGCGGTCTGTCCTGCCCTCAGCCGGTCCTGATCATGCTGCAAAAAATAGAGGCGATGGGATCTGGCAAAGTCGACATTCTGGTGGACACCGAGACAGCCATGGAAAACGTGTCTCGCGCTGCGGGAGCCAAAGGGTGGAGTGTCTCCGTGGTTTCCGAGTCAGACGAAGAATATCGTATTGAATTATCCAAGGGGTAA
- a CDS encoding metalloregulator ArsR/SmtB family transcription factor — MERLAQRLKGVSDPTRLRIIRLLDHGELCVCDLMAGLDLPQSTVSRHMAFLKNADWVSSQRKGKWVYYTLMIPNEETQALVLQILRQNLPAMQEARQDYARLIHHLETKTTDACATPSK; from the coding sequence ATGGAAAGACTGGCTCAACGATTGAAAGGGGTATCCGACCCCACCCGACTGAGGATCATCCGACTTCTGGATCATGGGGAACTTTGTGTCTGCGACCTAATGGCCGGCCTGGACCTGCCACAGTCCACAGTCTCCCGACACATGGCTTTTCTGAAGAATGCGGACTGGGTATCAAGCCAGCGAAAAGGGAAATGGGTGTATTATACCCTGATGATTCCGAACGAGGAAACTCAGGCTTTGGTCCTTCAAATTCTCAGGCAGAACCTCCCTGCAATGCAAGAGGCTCGACAGGACTATGCCCGACTCATTCATCATCTTGAGACAAAAACGACCGACGCGTGCGCAACACCGTCAAAATAG
- the yedE gene encoding YedE family putative selenium transporter, translated as MGIICVGLIIGLFASLLQYWGNPGNMGICVACFERDIAGAIGLHRAGVVQYIRPEIIGFVIGAMVAAFAAKDFRPRAGSAPVVRFVLGAFAMIGALVFLGCPWRAVLRLAGGDLNAIIGLLGLVVGIGIGTVFFKQGYSLGRSHKTYTSVGLLMPLLMLGLLALIFLYPQITGEAKSGVLFYSLKGPGAMHAPLLASLGIGLLVGVLAQRSRFCTMGAVRDLLLFKQVHLLTGFLALLVAAFVMNLVLGQFNLGFEGQPVAHTQSLWNFMGMVLAGLCFALAGGCPGRQLFMAGEGDGDAAVFVFGMIVGAAFAHNFGLASSPKGVGPHGIAAVFIGLAVCLFIGFTMRKKA; from the coding sequence ATGGGGATCATCTGCGTCGGGTTGATTATCGGCCTGTTTGCCTCTTTACTGCAATACTGGGGCAACCCTGGGAACATGGGGATTTGTGTGGCCTGTTTCGAGCGTGATATCGCCGGAGCAATCGGTCTGCATCGGGCTGGGGTGGTTCAGTATATCAGACCAGAGATTATCGGCTTTGTAATCGGTGCCATGGTCGCTGCCTTTGCCGCCAAGGATTTCCGACCCCGTGCCGGTTCCGCTCCCGTTGTCCGTTTCGTTCTGGGCGCCTTCGCCATGATCGGCGCACTGGTCTTTCTGGGCTGTCCGTGGCGCGCCGTGCTTCGGTTGGCCGGTGGAGATCTGAATGCTATTATCGGTCTGCTCGGTCTGGTCGTGGGTATCGGCATCGGCACCGTGTTCTTCAAGCAGGGGTATTCGCTGGGGCGCAGTCACAAGACCTATACTTCGGTGGGCCTGCTCATGCCGCTGCTCATGCTGGGCTTGCTCGCATTGATATTCCTGTATCCTCAGATCACTGGTGAAGCAAAGTCCGGCGTTCTTTTTTATAGTCTGAAAGGCCCGGGTGCCATGCACGCACCGTTGTTGGCCTCCCTTGGTATCGGCTTGCTGGTTGGTGTCTTGGCACAGCGCAGCCGCTTCTGCACCATGGGTGCGGTGCGCGATTTGCTTTTGTTCAAGCAGGTGCACCTGCTGACCGGATTCCTGGCCCTGCTGGTCGCGGCTTTTGTCATGAACCTCGTCCTCGGCCAGTTCAATCTGGGCTTTGAAGGACAGCCTGTTGCACATACTCAATCGCTGTGGAACTTCATGGGCATGGTTTTGGCCGGTCTTTGTTTCGCCCTGGCTGGCGGCTGCCCCGGACGGCAGTTGTTTATGGCCGGTGAAGGCGACGGTGATGCCGCTGTCTTCGTGTTCGGCATGATCGTGGGTGCGGCCTTTGCCCATAACTTTGGATTGGCGAGTTCTCCCAAGGGTGTCGGTCCTCATGGTATCGCTGCCGTATTCATAGGTCTGGCGGTCTGTCTGTTTATCGGTTTTACCATGCGCAAGAAGGCGTAA